In Nitrospirota bacterium, the following are encoded in one genomic region:
- a CDS encoding type II toxin-antitoxin system HicA family toxin, with amino-acid sequence MSGLNNLKPERVIKAFERAGWKRARCQGSSHVKLVKEGNVNILSIPVHKGKPVKQGLLRHQVSKAGLSVEEFLKLYK; translated from the coding sequence ATGAGCGGCTTGAACAACCTGAAGCCCGAGAGAGTCATTAAGGCTTTTGAGAGGGCTGGATGGAAAAGGGCCAGGTGCCAGGGCAGCAGTCACGTGAAGCTGGTTAAGGAGGGCAATGTCAACATCCTGTCCATTCCGGTTCACAAAGGTAAACCGGTCAAACAGGGTCTCCTGAGGCATCAGGTGTCGAAAGCAGGCCTGTCTGTCGAGGAGTTTTTGAAATTGTATAAGTAA